DNA sequence from the Manihot esculenta cultivar AM560-2 chromosome 11, M.esculenta_v8, whole genome shotgun sequence genome:
AAGGGAAACTCCTCCCTCCGCCCTGGGTATATTATTGATTTCCTTCCTTTAATTTGTGCATACTTAACCAATAATACTTAATCTCTATCTCTCACTTTCTTACATTCTATTTCCACCTGACCTGATTGACATTTGATAAATAAACAACGAAATACTGATTGCTTTAAGAATTGCTATTCCAAGATTATAGAACATTGAATAAAACCTCATGTAGATTGAAATTCAGATGCAGATTggctaaattttcatttttggaATTGAGTGGACCAATTAAATTGAGGTGGGTATTTTAGAATATATAATATGAGATTTCTTGGCATAATTCTCCATTTGATTTTCCAAACTTTCTTCTTAAGTTCCAAATTTCTCCTTTTCATTAGAAATCCAATCAAAATTTTATGGCAAAAGTTAATGTAAAAATCAActtgaaatatttaatttagttgCTTAATGTAAccctatataatatataatttataaaatattaatttataaagttataatataaacgaaaatataattatatattattgaaaaaataatattacactttagtattattgataaaaatataaataatatttagtttaggtatatatgttaattaaagaaattaaattaattccatttaattaaattacatattatCAAAAATAGTTAAAATGAATTGATAAAAACACACTCATCCTGAAAGTTCTCTTCTAGGACCAGAATTTTAAAAACACGGTGCTCAAAGaaaatttaacttaatttttctttgcaaacactcaaaaataaaaaaaatccaagTCTCACTGCCAtgatttttattgtattttttttattacttcaatcataaaaaattatattaatttagtttttactCAAGCGATTTTAGTTTTTCACaatcctttttttaaaaaaaatattttacatttttaacatttaagtcaatgaaaaaaataattaataaaaaatattttttatcaaaataaaaatatattattttctgtattttaaaattttattaaaatattttaatttttaaattaaaattataataaggttattaaattaaatttttaaaaattaacaataaattataaaataaattacattttaatatttaaattatattataattatcagactgtatttttaaaattaaatatttaaatctcttaattttcattcagtttaaatatataatctcttcatttatttcttcattaatttaaaaataaataactaatcACACTTAGTCCTTAGATTCAAAAACTTCTTCTTCCTTAAGAAGAACCTTAGCCGCAAGCGCAACCCTCTCTTCATACACAGTCAATCTCCGTCCGTGACCTGCAGTCGCTGGTAGCCTGCGAATCGGTGGATCGTGCAACGATTGCACCTCCGCCAGCACCGAGCTAGCCGAGAGCCACAACGTCGGCGAAATCGAGAGGCTCATTCTTTCGGTTTCTCTTCTGCTGACGAGGAGGACGATCTCCATGCGGACGCTGCGGCTGCATTGGACGGTGTCTGTGCTTCGCTAGCGATAAATACGCAATGGTCACTATCCACGTCACCTATTGTCGGGCGATCCAATTGACGGGCTAAAGATAAAATCttgttttttctaaaatttccgccattttcaatttttttatattaaatcaaaTATATAACATCAActactttatttttatacataaacataaaacaatTTGCAATTCTCTCACTTATTACTGTTTCTCaaattttttgaatataaaATTCAAGGAATTATAAATAGTcgttcaatttttatatattaattttcactatttttaattttttaatataaaataaaattaaatatataatattaactcatttctttttatacacataaaataatttaaattctttttatttattatcgttttataaattttttaacatagaatttaaataattataaacacttaaatccttctatttttatatagaaaaaattattttttaatctctaaaatatagtataattaacagattcgtccttttaattttagaattcaACACTTTCatccctgaaatttaattttatcaaaatttaaggtCCATCTGTAAAAAATACCGTTAGTAGCAAAAAAAATAACTGAATTACCTTTCTAAAATTCAACACTTTAATccctgtaatttaatttttacaaatttatagATCTCCctcaaagaattgaaagaaaaaaaatatatttttgtccctaaaatattacataattaacagatttatcCCTCTATTTTTCGAATTCAATACTCTAGTACTTAAagtttaatttcatcaaaatttaagaaagaaaatctcaaactcaatctccatgaataaataaaaatttcaataaatttaatattcaaattcaacaaagataataaaaatcaaaatatataaaatttaaaattttaaaaataaaaagttaaaatttaataaaaaattatttttgtgatgCCATTCGCTATCAATCACTCgccatttaaaaattttattaaaacgtatctgacattttaaaaagtttattagttagtctttccgttaattttagttattaaatattataaaaaaattttaaaatactttgaTATAGagggattaattagtaaattttttaataatttgagagaccaactaataattttttctaaactatagggactaaatagtaaaaaaattagtaataaaattaatagagaaactAACTAGTAGACCTTTTAAAATGTcagtgatattttaatatattttttaaaattgaaagattAAATAGCGAGTTTTTCCATATTAcatagactaaataataaattttttattttattattgataaggatatttttagaattatatttattctcttttcaAGTGGAAATTATTAACTTAACAGAGATTTTTGACAGAGAAATCTTGAATTTTAACGGAATTAAACCAATCTAAAAAAATGAAagtattagattttaaaaatagagtaacaaattcgttaattatattgtattttagaaattaaaaataatttttctttttacatatttaaaacAAATCTTTTATGTATTGTATGGTATAATAAGAAATATTATGAGAGGTttaatgaataatttatttttaaattaccaGAAAATAGatagaaataatatatttaaacggataaagaaaaaatatttaaatttaattttaaaatataaaaattaatttattaattataatatctatcaaaaattaaaatataatttatcttaaattataaaataatccaTAAAATTTTACGATATTCAATCCATTAAAACTCAAAGCAAATTAATTCATAAataacttatttaattaaaattattaaatttattatttttaaattaaattcattccACTAGTAAATATATCAAACTGTTTATACTTTATTagagatttaattaaaaaaaaatcggtCTATCTTGTAACTTTATtaagcaaataaatttaatttattgatatttaatTTGAGTGTAAAATGAATCAATTTTAATTCTGTTTGATTTCAAACGAAAATTATGACGAATCACTTAAAACACTTCAAAATTGACTGGCTCGCTTGGTTTTACACCCTGCTATTTCCCTCGATCCGTTCTAACCCGAATCCGAACCAAGCACATACGGAGCGGACCGACGCCCATTAAGCGAACGCTCGACCGCCACTTTGTCCTACGCCAATTGCTTCCGATTCCGCCCAAAATAACTGATTGGTGCTTGCCGTCGCCCAGCCCCACCGCGCCAAGAACCCCTTAGCGTCGAGCGAAAGAAAGAGACAAATTAACATTGATGGAGAAAAGCAATGAAGTAGAACGAAAAAGAGAGCAGAAGGCAGAATTCGACGCATCGGAGATAGAATATGTAAGCTACGGCGGCGAACACCACTTACCACTAATTATGGGACTCGTCGACCAAGAGCTCAGCGAGCCCTACTCCATCTTCACATACCGTTACTTCGTCTATCTATGGCCTCAGCTTTCTTTCCTGGTATTTCTATTTATACATGTCAATTGCCAagatttctctttctttctggTCTTGATTTCCATGATAATTCAATTTTTGTTCGTCTTAGGCATTTCACAAAGGAAAATGCGTCGGGACTGTAGTTTGCAAGATGGGGGAGCATCGGAATACAACGTTTAGGGGCTACATTGCAATGTTAGTTGTCATCAAACCTTACCGTGGAAAAGGCATTGGTAGGTAACATTGAATCATTGATACTACTTGTTTCAATTTGTTTCCTCTTGATTTTAGTGGCTGGATGTGTATGAGTAACATTAAATTTGTGAATATTCATGGGGTTCCATTCTTTGCTGtgtcttgtttgtttgtttgtttgttgaatTATAATATAGATtcttttttgttaatttatgtTGAAATTCTTTATGCTGCAGCCACTGAACTTGTTACCAGATCTATTAAAGTAATGATGGAATCAGGATGTGAAGAGGTATGATGCTAAATTTGGTTTTATGGTTTTCCTTTTTGGTTTAATCAGTCAGCTTAATCTTTGCATTACCCTGCAAACCATGTTACAATTGGAAGTGATGCTGCGTCGCTGGAGTGTTGAATttgttgctttcttttctttctgtttTCAAGCATTGTATAGCTTTTCTCCTATCTTGTTCTTTcctgttttcttttttgttcCAGTGTCATATGATGGTGATGCCTATGAACACACCGTATTTTCTCatttatctctttatttttacttaaaCGCATAGTACTTTTACCAATTCATGCACACAACTAACTATTAATTTGATGATGGCTGACTGGGCAATGCTTGCTGCCAAAGTTGGTGGCTTGAAGGTCTAAATGGGATTGAAATTGTATTCTGATGGAAATTTTGGTTTCTCTTCATCATGACATTGGAAATGTAGAATTTTATGTTTGGGTGAATATAAGCATTCATTTTCATCGAAATTAGTACACAAATTACTATTGCATAAAACCAAGTGAGTGTGACGAAGTTAATATTATCATTCAGGTACAAGGTTTTTGTTTCTTCTCTCTGTGTATTATACCTGCTAGAAGCATCAAATTTGCTGGTACATTAGCAGGTCTGTAAGTCTGTTAATGCGTCATAGCTCAAATATCGAATGGAAGTACCTTCATGAATGAGAAAAGCAAATACAGGGAAAGATTGCCTTTTAGTCTATTATTCCCAAGTCTGCCTCCCCAAGCATTGCTCATGATAAGAACTTCAAAGGCAGCTCTTAGTTATGCCCCTCTTCAGGATACAGGGGAGGCAATCCTCACTTATTAGTGAGAGGATTGCCTTTATCAGTAAccatgatttttaataatttttttttgttcaatAACTCGGTGCTTTGGTGAGGAAATGCAGCTACATTGTGTTGAGATTTACTTGTTTTCCTGATGATCATAACTAATGCTTTAGTTCCATAACTGGATATTATCTGATTTTCTTGGATGGATTTTTTACCCTTTCCACAATTATGCAAAGATGTAGAGTTGAGAAGGGGGAAACATTTTAAAAATGGTATTGAGTTGGCTTCCATCTAGGTTTGTTTCCTCATCTACGTAGAAGTTAGGAGATGGATTCTGCTTGAGTGAACTATTTACTATTCTTTTAGCGATTCTATTGCTTAAGAGTCCACGTGCACTTTTTCTTTCTGCTTGCTTTTGCTCGAACAAATCCCAATAGGATCATTCTTATGTTTCatgagagcattttctctttgTAAGAGGGGGATGAAAATCTTGCTCATGATGCTTAATAAGGCTCCAAATTTTAAACTAGTTGGACCGGCTCTATGGTTTGCTTTTCCTTTCTGCTAAATGACGATATAGAATTGTTTACTTGTTTTCTGAAGGTGACGTTAGAAGCAGAAGTCACAAACAAAGGAGCACTTGCTTTATATGGCCGTCTAGGGTTTATTAGAGCAAAACGGCTATTCCGGTACTATCTGAATGGTGTTGATGCATTTCGCCTGAAGCTACTATTCCCCCAACCGGAGTTGCACCCATCTCTGCCTATGGCAGCCTGTATAGAAGATAGCGATGGGCATAATGACCGTCTTCTGGTAGAAGGGTGTTCTGAACCTCGTATTGGCTTGTAACTGTATTTTTTGGAAATGGAAGTTTtgactttaattttttagtagAAAGTTTTGCCATACTTTGAACTGAAGTTATTCCTATTGTACTATTAGCCATTTAACTGTAAATTGATCTGCTTAACGATTTCCATATTAAAATAACATTCCAAAGGTACTAAAGAAGCAGATGCTTTTTATCAGATGGAGATAGTATGACAAGGCCATTTCAGCCAAAAAATTGAGAAACAAGATGCAATTCAGAAGTGGATTTTCATTTGACAACCAAAGAATggtagcataaaacttatttacacttttttttattattatttttaggatAGTTGGTTGTATTCATTTACTGTACAAAGCAATTTTTTCACATTCTTC
Encoded proteins:
- the LOC110625987 gene encoding N-alpha-acetyltransferase MAK3 — encoded protein: MEKSNEVERKREQKAEFDASEIEYVSYGGEHHLPLIMGLVDQELSEPYSIFTYRYFVYLWPQLSFLAFHKGKCVGTVVCKMGEHRNTTFRGYIAMLVVIKPYRGKGIATELVTRSIKVMMESGCEEVTLEAEVTNKGALALYGRLGFIRAKRLFRYYLNGVDAFRLKLLFPQPELHPSLPMAACIEDSDGHNDRLLVEGCSEPRIGL